The Phragmites australis chromosome 13, lpPhrAust1.1, whole genome shotgun sequence DNA window ACCAGAGGCATACCCACCGCCTCGCCGCTCCCGCCCCAGCACCTACCCCCACCAGTCTACCTTGCCTCCCGTGACTTCCCTCTGAGCCCACCGATAGGGAAATCAAACCCGTCGCAAACCTCTCCGAAAAAGTCACCATCtgaacaaaactaaaaaaacaggCGCATGAACATTAGGAGGTGTGAAAAAAACAAGCGACACACCAAGATTCCCAGAGCCGAGAACAAATAGTTGCCtttaaaactattttgtttCTGGAAAATGCTATGCACACGATAGATATGTACGATCATGTTTCGATCGTGAACCCCGCTGGACCTCTCCGTTGGCCTGTCGCTCGGTGCGGCGTGGAGTCCGTTCAGCTGTGGCTCACGCCGTCGGAGGCGCTGAATCGACCGTAACACTAACACGATCGTACTAAGCTGTCGTACTAACACTCGACACAGGCGGTCGCGGGCACCAGCCCCTACATGGCGTTCGAGAGCTTCTTCACCGGCCGCGCCAGCCTCGACACGGACGTGTACGCGTTCGGGATCTTCGTCATGGAGGTGCTCAGCGGGAGGAGGCCGAGCAGCTCTGTGTCGTACcgcaacgacgacgacgagccaAGCACAAACAGCCCATGCACATCGTGGACTGGACGTGGCAGCTCTACGGCGAGGGGAGGGCGGTGCACGGCGCAGATGCGGCGGCCGGCGCTGAACGGGGAGTTCAACCCGGTCGAGGTGGACTGCGCGGTGATGTTGGCCCTGGCGTGCTGCCACCCGAACCCGAGGGAGAGGCCGTCCATGAGGACGGCTGTGCAGGTGATGATCGGCGGAGCTAAGGCGCCGGAGCCCCCGGTCCAGAAGCCTGTGTTTTTGTTCGGCCTCCTCTCGGCGCGCATCAGGAGATCGAGCTGCTGCATGTCGGGCTGCTGTTCACGGGAGCGCACTCCAGCTTCTGTTCCATGACCTCCAGTTCCATCACTGGAAGGTGAGTAACGGGTGCCTGGATATGTGTTCTGCTATAGTCCCTAGTTTTTCGATGTGTGTTCTGCTGCTATTTCACAACTGTTCAGCTAAGTAGCGTGCGCTACAACGAATATATAAATATTGGATACGgtaattaaaaataaactaagttACGAAGATATTGATACATTATGAGAACAATATCGAATAAATATGTCAAGAGCAATAACgtaatttgatttcagatggATTAAAAAGAATAAgattatctactaatttctctcataatatttttattagtaaaaataAGTTATATATTCATAGCGGGTAACGAGTAGAAAATGCCGAATGATGAGAGtgaatagtaaaaaataaataaattatttaaatttttaatttttttattaaataagatAATAATAGAGAGAAGAAGTAAAGTAAGAATTAACTCATATTTTACATACTGAGATTAATCTAGCCGTTTGTTCCGAAGAGCGTACAATAATATTGCAGCAACGAGGCCCGTGAAAATAAGCCCCCAGGCCGACAACTCTTAGGTTATCCCTGTCCGCCCGTGGCGATACCGTTCCCCGACCCGAGCAGCCAGGCCATCCGCTGCCCACCGGACCAGTCGCACCCGACCCGCACGTCCCTTCAGCTGTTATGCTGCGCAACGGCCTGTGCGCGCACCAAGCGGAGAGGGACGCCGGACGCGGGCGGCACATGACACATTGTCACATCGACACGCTCCCACGCCCGACGCCCCAGGAGCTGTTCAGCGCTGTCACCCCGCCcgcccggcggcggcgccggagcaCTCGCGGTTGTAACCCGAGGCGACAACGAACCCAACACGACGGCGCACCAAGCGCCCACACGCAAGGACGACGGTCTCGCGCGCTTACGTGCTCGCGACCGCTGTCTTCACCGCTCTTGGCCGCGCCCAGGCGCTCACGCGTAGAGGTCACGGGCGTGCCCGCTGGCCGGACCAACCTCGTTGTATGGACGACCGAGATCACTTTGTTGTAGGATTGAACATGGCGAAGTTGCCGACGACTGAGATCACTTTGTTGTATGGACGCAAGAGTTTGTAGCGTGTAACTTTCTATTGATAAACAATGGTAGCAAGTAGCGACGCGACAGTTCAATTTGGCGTCATGGAACTTCGATGGCTAATTCCTGTCAATAATTTTGGATTATACGATCGATAGATATATGAACGATATTTACggtgtgtgtttgtgatgaaaaaaaatataaagtttATTCACCTTCAGGCCTACGAAGGATAACAGTCCTACGTCTTCTgtattttattatcattatttatAAACTTATCCATCCCTCCTCGTATAAATtggatcctcctcctcttatataTCAGAGAGAATGAGACTTTATAAGTGGGTCTTTTTTCTAACACATAACTTAGCTAAAACTTATACTCCTAGGCTATTTAAAATAGATGACATACGTGCCTTTTGTTGTTCCGATGAAGCAGCTGAGCACATACCATCCGCTGAATACCTCCACGCCTATGTCACCTGGTGCCCCATGTCCTATCACCGGTCTTGCACGCGCGCCTGTGAAGTAGTCTGACACGTCTGCGAGCCCATCCTATGAGAATTGACTGATTTGATATGTACCTGTCCTGCGACCAGCGAAGGTTGTTCGCGGGTGTCGAGGGTAATCCTTGACAGTGATTTCGGGGTATGTtagacagtgggtgcgtgatctttgttcggaaTGCATATGTTGGATCTGGTTGtatatgtgcaactcaagacactggggtttatccaggttcatgcCCCCCTCCGGGTAACagtcctacatcctgtgtattcttcttcttgtggtCAAAACCAGTTACCGATGATGTTCTTGCCGAGCCTTCTACTTGTTGGGCCCCAAAAATCTTCTCCTctacaagcctggtactccttCCTTTATATATCAGATGTAGAGAGGActtacacgtgagtcaagacatagactcAGGTCTAGCTAGAGTTTCTCACCTAGGcctatcattactaagagcagacaTATCTCATTTGCTCTACGGCATCATAGAGcttgtcccatcgctccaccgcctgTGTCATCCCGGTTGCCCTGACTGTCATGTTCCGTCTCCACGCGCCTcctgcgcacctgcaaaagaactCCTGCCACGTATGTCAGACCATCTCGTAgtgattaatgctacgggacgagTCACGGCCGCTCTGCACTGACCATACCGTGGACGATCGGAAAGGGGACCTAGGGAAGGGAACTACTCAAGcaaaaaggtatttattgtgattagattgTTTGAAGACATACCTGCCCCGGGACCAGAGGAGACTAGTCGCGTGGTTTCCTCCTGTGACCTGGGGACTGGTTGCGGAGCTCGGTCAGAGAGTCTGGTTGCGTGGTCGCTAGCTGGTCGCAGGTTGCTGACTGGTCGTGCGGGAGAACCACGATTCCAGACAAAACGTGACATGAGGTACTTGCTGATATTTTACCGGTGTGGGTTCGCCCGTGAGGGATctcactattctttacaccaaCAGTAGGAATCCCTTATGTGATAACGATCCTGGTCATGAAACTTTTTAATTTCTCTGATGAGTTTTATTATTGTTGTCCTAGTCATAGAAGCCTTGAAATGACTAAAAATCcctaacatttttttaaaagactCTGATCGTGACAGGTaagcaagaagaggctagacggaccagctcatcggctaggaggTTCTCCTTGTGAGGGTTGTGCTAGACTTCAAAACAGAAGGAACGTCGCTCTAGCTTTCTACTTCGGAGAGGTATGCCGTCATCGCCTGGTTTGAGCATAGGAAACCCTCTGCACGCGGTTTACAGCCAGCAACGAGTCCGTCATCGCTAGTGGGCATCTTACCTCATCTGCGGATGCTGCTTGTATTCcagataagaggccctcatactccgcaatGATGTTTGGTGGTATGAAATTTAATTGAAATATGTACTTGAAGGTGTCGCAAATGTGTGGGGTCGAGATCACTCCGGCCTCCAATCCAATCAACGTGCATAGCCTATCGACATGTGCGGTCCTATACCTGTTCATCTCCAAAACCCTCACTGCTCGATGACCAGTACTGCTCTCGGGACCCGTTAGGATCCTATGAACACGGCAATGACTCATCATCTAGTCAATGAGTGGTTAGTACATGAGGAGAAAAAAGGGTCATCTGTTGAGATCCGGAAAGACTGCCCCCGTTCCTGGTATCTGTCGGAAGTGGCTATTAGAAACTTGAAGAGCGGAAGATCCTTTTTCCTATCCTCAAGATGACCTTGCCCAAAAGGCCACACACCCGATTAGTTTCAGGATACCCTCTTACCTGCTTAGGGATTTTGCCTGGCTGATGGCTCCAGATCATGTTGTAGAGGTCGCATTGGCACAAAGAGTTGCGCATGTCAAATGGTTGGTTGTCCCAACGCAGAGGGTCTCCGAGCGCTCCCTGTTACCGAGGGAGGATGCGATCTTTCCTGTCGTGGGGCCTGTCATAGTTCTTGGCGATCGCAACCATCACTAGTCCTACCAACAGACGTGGTATTTGTCATCATAGTTTAGCATCATGTCGCGATGGGGGAGTCCCCGACATTCGTGTAGCGTAACAGCCTTGGCGATGACGATGCCAAAGACCGCGTCCTCTACGACAGTTCCTCCGAGTGACGCCATGGTGGTTAGGGCTATGTCAGAGCATCCTCGTGTCCGATGTTGGTCTAGTTCTCCTCTAGGGCGTGAACTGGGGATCATCGTCGGCACCGGGAAAACGAGAGCCTCCACTGCCCCCCCCATTGTATGAACTGTTATGCAAACTTCCCGTTGAGTCTCAGAGCCTTTGGACTTCGATTCGGTGTCACATACCTAGGGCATACCGAGCTCATCTGGGTCCTACCCTATGACGAACATCTCGCGTTGACTGGGGTCCTCAGAATGAGACTCAACAGTTGCCGTGGATCCGACCATaggtagcccaatctaatctcTAACACTTACCGAAATACAGAAACGCGTCCCCTACTTAACGCACCAACTGTTAAgggttaattttttataatgatTCCAGGGTATACCGGTCGATAGACGTGTGAACAACGCTTACGGTGTGCGTGTGTttatgatgaactaaagaacatggaggttatctaggttcagacctTCCGAAGAATAACCAcctatgtcctgtgtattttttatcagtgtttgtgaactTGTTATCCATCCCTCCTCTACAAACcaggtcctcctctctttatatacaagagagaAGGAGACTTTACAAATAGACCATTTTCTGCTGATCCATACCTTAGCTAAAGCTCCCACCCCTAGACTATTTAAGATAGGCGCCGCACGTCCCCCTTTTTATTTCAATGAAGCAGTTGAGCCCATCCCATCTGTTGGCACCTCCACGCCTACTTCATCGTGGTCAGCTGGTGCATCTTGTCTCATCACTGGTCTTGCATGCGCACATGTGAAGTAGTCTGACACGCGTGCGAGCCCGTCCCGTAacgtttaatgctacgagacagGGTATAGTGCCACTGCGCCAGCCACGACCTGTCTGCTAGGGAGGAGCGACTAGGAAAGGGAAACACTTGAGCGAAATGCATTTAATAAGAATAGATTGATTTGATATGTATTTGTTACGCTGGTCGCGAGAATCCTCTATGTAGTAAGAATCTTGGTCACGAAGATGCAGACTGATCACGCGGTGAGACCCtgatctgattttttttcttgtcaaCTAGTATTAACCGATGTGAATCCTCATAATAGGAGACCCCTCTATTCTATACCCCCATCATCTTATTTCATCCATCCTATGATATTGGAGCTTGGATGAAAGAAAGTGCTACATGGATAAGCTTTTTTAATTGGAAAAGAACATACATATGGATCCACTAGATTCAAGTGAGCCAGAAGAGCCTAAAAAAGTTCAAGTTCTTTTATCACAacgaaagagagagagggagggaggaaggcTTTGACTTTAGCTCGTGGTTTGGCCGCAACTAGTTCGTACCAGTAAACACCAACCACAGACACAAAGCCCGGCATACCATTGCTACCGCAACCAAGCAATACAAAAACTCAGAAACCAACTCTTATCTTATCGCTTGTGAATCCGTGATTAAACTAGCGTGTTGATTGAAACTTTTGCTCGCAGCTTGCTCAGAAATCAGGTTGACCTGAGTGCCCTAGCAAGAGTTTTTTTTGAGTTTCCTTTTGCCTTTCTGCATACTTGGCTTGCTACACTTTGTGCTTTCAACTGTTCAACCACCAACGGTGTGTGCGCTATCAGGTCAAGTGTATATGGAGCTAGGACTTGGTAGAGTGCGCTTCTTTTTAGGTTTTGAACGAACTCCTTCAAGGCGGAGTTCAACCAATCACAAGAAATCTGACTCGGCGAAAGTAGGTGATGAAGTCGTTCGACCGATTATCAGGCGTTGAACTATGGGATTGTCTTGCTTCAAATGTCCTTATCAGAAGAAGGTGGCAAGAGAGACAACCAAGCAAGCAAGACCCAGAAAGTACTCCTAGTTTTGCAGGGGAAGAGAAGCGTGTCAGCGTACCGAGGATATCAGTGTACCACACAGCCGATTTGTTGGAAACATATTGTCGTATCATGATCTCCGTGTGTGAATCAACATGGCACCTACGTGTTACTGGTTTTTGGTCTCGCAAAACTAGCTTCGCCTTGGTTAGGGAAAAAGAGTGGTTTTGCCGACAAAGGGTTTCTTTGTTTTCGAGTATGTCCAAGATACAACGGTCGTGAGTTTAGCGAGGAAAACCCATGCGGTTCTCCCTAAGATGAACCCTTTTTCAGTCTAGAGTCTGCATCAAATGCTATCTCACTCTGCAGAGCAAGCATATTAGGGTTGatctaaaaaaatcaagcaTATTAGGGTCGCACAAAATGCCTTGCCAATTTCAAATCGACACATTCTTAGCAAGTAACTTTTGAcctttaagttttttttaaaaaaacacaacAATATTATATACACCACTTTCTGTAGTTTCTCATTTCTTTCGTTTTGACTTAGGGGTGTGCGTTGTTGTAAAAACTCTTTTCGTTTTTAATGAATGACAGAGCTACTGCCATCTTTTCCGAAAAAAACAAACCACTTTCATTCTTTGATTTCAGTGTTCACGGAGGTATCGACAGTCGGCGTTCAAAAAGATTTGGCTCCACGCTTTTCAAAATACACTCTCTTTGTGACCGGACAGCCGGAGAGAGCAATTGTGCGGTTAATAGGTGTACTAAAATGTGTACCTCTCGTTTTAGCTGACCTTTACAAGGTTGCAATGCCGAATTTCCTCAGGAACTGATGACGGCAATACGCTAAGATCAGAATCAAGGAACACAAGCTATTCCCGGCTCACGGCACCAAGAAGATAAGCATCCTGCATTCTGAGCAGTTACGCCATGCAAGATACGTTTCTTCGGCTTCGCACAGACCCATGTTCCGCACGGTCTCTGAACAGATTAGATGTAGTGCTGGCACGTGAAGTCGAATTTCTTGGATGGGAATCTTCAATGTCAGCTACAATTAGAAAACGAGATACGGAGATCGTCCCGATCAAAGTTGGTCGCATATCTTTTCATACTATTTACAAAATGTACAGAGCTAGAATGTTGCAGACCATGATCCCGGACTCCGCCATTCCCAGATGCTACGCATTACCAACTAGGCACTAGTAAAATGTACCAATAAACGAGGGAAGGTGAAAGAGGCAAACGAGAAATTTAACCAATGGGATTGCTTATGGATTGGTCGATTTCTCCGGGTCTTGTTCTAGCTCTACTCTCTGCTCTGCTGCCTACGGCAGGAACGGCGGCATGTCGCTGTAGTGGGTCGGCTTCCGGCAAGCGCCGGCGTCGGTCCGAGAGCCGCAGCGGCGGCACCGCTCGCCGGGCGGCAGCTCGAGGACCAGGATCCGGCGGCAGGAGGGGCACGACGAGTGCCCGCGCAGCCACTTGTCGATGCAGGCGGCGTGGAACCCGTGGCCGCACTGGGGCAGCACGCGCATGGACTCGCCGTCCTCGAACTCCGCGAGGCAGATGGCGcactccgccgccgcggcctcctccgccttccggccttcgccgccgccgggaGCCGCGGCGACATACGGCACGGTGGGGAGCGCGCGGAGCACCGCCTTCTTGACGCCCCTGTTGGCGGCGGCCGCTTCCGCCCGCGGCCCGGTCCCGCCGCGCCCGCACGTGCACCACCGCTTGAGGAGGCCGATGCCGAGGACGGAGATGAGCGCGCAGAGGAGCGAGGCGAGGATGATGACGAATTCGCGGTCGCTGGGGGCATCCGACGCCGGCGCGCCGGCCGCGGCCTCTAGAATCTTTCTCGCCACGCCTTGCATCGTCACCGGATCGGACGGCTGGCGCTGGTGACTCACGGGGAGGAAGGTGACAAGTGTGTGGGGGAATCGAAACGAGGGGTTCCTCTGCCTTATATGTAGAAACAGCCAGCACCCCGCGTTCCTCTGCTGCGTTTCGGAGGAGCATACGAAGCAGGCTGCAGGCCCCGGGGTTTATAGGTGTCAAGTAtacaaaataggttttcttttacAAATATATAGTTTTTCTTTTACAATGAATTTAAATATGGTTTAGATATGAAGAAACCGTTAATTATCCATTTCTagtttcttttctctcctaTCGGCAATCAAGATCCCTACGGTTTGTTATCCTATTGACGATCAATATTCTTACCGTTTATTCTCCTATTGGCGATAAAAGAAAACGTAAGGATTTCACGTGCAACGCCTCatgcatattattttcttttgtcgCCTATCTTTGTAGCGACAAACTAATGGGCGGCTAGTCGAACCGTGATCGAAACGCTTACGGTTTGTTCTTCTATTGGCGAAAAAAAGAAAACGTAAGAATTTCACGT harbors:
- the LOC133888738 gene encoding RING-H2 finger protein ATL80-like; its protein translation is MQGVARKILEAAAGAPASDAPSDREFVIILASLLCALISVLGIGLLKRWCTCGRGGTGPRAEAAAANRGVKKAVLRALPTVPYVAAAPGGGEGRKAEEAAAAECAICLAEFEDGESMRVLPQCGHGFHAACIDKWLRGHSSCPSCRRILVLELPPGERCRRCGSRTDAGACRKPTHYSDMPPFLP